In Pseudomonas fakonensis, one DNA window encodes the following:
- a CDS encoding RodZ domain-containing protein — protein sequence MKAAHTEVAAAPRHNPGDVLRQAREKREWSQAEVAKRLNLTVSSLNNLETGAFDKLPGHTFARGYIRAYAKLMDMDQAPLVAAFDQITGSHAQGSDVHALGRIEEPVRLSHNILRVVSLLLLVAVVGGGFVWWQDQGSLRGKDLAKIALEHVEVESADGTTQIHPLDEPEDQAVNEAQQPEAQTLPLEPAATGEAPASEAPAIATAPVVNSPAPVVASTPAAATPAAPVAPVAPAAPVAPAAPVAAAPAPVAEAAPAAAGSANVHIQFTADCWTQVTDGNGKVLFSAIKRKGDSLELTGKPPFAVRLGFARGAQVSYNGQAVDVAPFTSGETARLKLGQ from the coding sequence ATGAAAGCCGCGCACACCGAAGTAGCAGCAGCGCCCCGCCACAACCCCGGTGATGTCCTGCGCCAGGCCCGCGAAAAGCGGGAGTGGAGCCAGGCTGAGGTCGCAAAAAGGCTCAACCTTACGGTTTCTTCGCTGAACAACCTCGAAACCGGCGCCTTCGACAAGCTGCCCGGGCACACCTTCGCCCGTGGCTACATCCGTGCCTACGCCAAACTGATGGACATGGACCAGGCACCCTTGGTCGCCGCCTTCGACCAGATCACCGGCAGCCACGCCCAGGGCAGCGACGTGCACGCCCTCGGCCGTATCGAAGAACCCGTACGCCTGTCGCACAACATCCTGCGCGTGGTCAGCCTGCTGCTGCTGGTGGCCGTGGTCGGTGGCGGCTTCGTCTGGTGGCAGGACCAGGGCAGCTTGCGCGGCAAGGACCTGGCCAAGATCGCCCTGGAGCATGTCGAGGTCGAGAGCGCCGACGGCACCACGCAGATTCACCCGCTGGACGAGCCGGAAGACCAGGCCGTCAACGAAGCCCAGCAGCCAGAAGCCCAGACCCTGCCGCTGGAGCCCGCCGCCACTGGCGAAGCCCCGGCCAGCGAGGCGCCAGCCATCGCCACCGCGCCGGTGGTCAACAGCCCGGCCCCGGTTGTGGCCAGCACGCCCGCCGCCGCCACACCTGCGGCTCCGGTAGCACCCGTGGCCCCGGCTGCACCTGTGGCACCTGCCGCCCCTGTGGCCGCCGCTCCGGCACCCGTCGCCGAAGCAGCGCCCGCCGCAGCCGGCAGCGCCAATGTACACATCCAGTTCACCGCCGATTGCTGGACCCAGGTCACCGACGGCAACGGCAAGGTGCTGTTCAGCGCCATCAAGCGCAAGGGCGATAGCCTGGAACTGACCGGCAAGCCACCGTTCGCGGTACGCCTGGGCTTTGCCCGTGGCGCCCAGGTGAGCTACAACGGCCAGGCGGTCGATGTCGCCCCGTTCACCAGTGGCGAAACCGCTCGCCTGAAGTTGGGACAGTAA
- the pilW gene encoding type IV pilus biogenesis/stability protein PilW — protein MALRTALSALTLMLLAGCVSGGASDPLASRQGREEAGRAYVQLGLGYLQQGLTGQAKAPLTRALALDSRDADAHAALALVFQAEDEPQLAQQHFEKALAARPGDTRIRNNFGSFLYAQGRFADAQAMFRLAAADTLYPERSRVYENLGLTARKLGQGEQARQYLQKALRQNPRQPKALLEMAELSYENRHYVPAREYYDRFSQLSDHDARSLLLGTRLASALDDQGTAARMGQQLQRLYPGTPEYQQYLSEQR, from the coding sequence ATGGCCCTGCGCACCGCGTTGTCAGCCCTTACGCTCATGCTGCTGGCCGGCTGCGTGTCTGGCGGCGCGAGCGACCCATTGGCCAGCCGCCAGGGGCGCGAAGAAGCGGGTAGGGCGTACGTGCAGCTTGGCCTGGGCTATTTGCAACAAGGTTTGACTGGGCAGGCCAAGGCGCCGCTGACCAGGGCGCTGGCCCTGGACAGCCGTGACGCCGACGCCCACGCCGCCCTGGCGTTGGTGTTCCAGGCCGAGGACGAACCGCAGCTGGCCCAGCAGCACTTTGAAAAGGCGCTGGCGGCGCGCCCCGGCGACACACGAATCCGCAACAATTTCGGCAGTTTCCTATATGCTCAGGGCCGCTTTGCCGATGCCCAGGCAATGTTTCGCCTTGCCGCGGCCGATACCCTGTATCCTGAGCGTTCCCGGGTGTACGAGAACCTTGGCCTGACTGCCCGCAAGCTCGGCCAGGGCGAGCAGGCCCGGCAATATTTGCAGAAGGCGCTTCGGCAGAACCCGCGGCAACCGAAAGCGTTGCTCGAAATGGCTGAGTTGTCCTACGAAAACAGGCATTATGTGCCGGCCCGGGAATATTACGATCGTTTCAGCCAGTTGAGCGACCACGACGCCCGCAGCCTGCTGCTGGGTACGCGCCTGGCCAGCGCCCTTGACGATCAGGGCACCGCGGCCCGCATGGGCCAGCAATTACAACGACTTTATCCCGGTACGCCGGAATATCAGCAATACCTGTCGGAGCAACGATGA
- the rlmN gene encoding 23S rRNA (adenine(2503)-C(2))-methyltransferase RlmN: MTTSTDKINLLGLTLAEMEQFFDSIGEKRFRAGQVMKWIHHFGVSDFADMTNVGKVLREKLEAVAEIRPPEVVSEDISADGTRKWVVRVASGSCVETVYIPTDDRGTLCVSSQAGCALDCSFCSTGKQGFNSNLTAAEVIGQVWLANKSFGTVPAKVDRAITNVVMMGMGEPLLNFDNVIAAMKIMMEDLGYGISKRRVTLSTSGVVPMIDELAKHIDVSLALSLHAPNDELRNKLVPLNKKYPLKVLLDSCMGYMSTLGGKRVLTIEYTLLKDVNDQPEHAAQMIELLRDVPCKINLIPFNPFPHSGYERPSNNAIRRFQDLLHHGGFNVTTRTTRGDDIDAACGQLVGQVNDRTRRSERYIAVRQLAADEPQDSAARP; encoded by the coding sequence ATGACGACATCGACTGACAAGATCAACCTGCTGGGGCTTACCCTGGCGGAAATGGAACAGTTCTTCGACTCAATCGGGGAGAAGCGCTTCCGTGCCGGTCAGGTGATGAAATGGATTCACCATTTTGGCGTGTCCGACTTTGCGGACATGACCAACGTCGGCAAGGTCTTGCGCGAAAAGCTCGAGGCCGTTGCCGAGATTCGCCCCCCGGAAGTGGTCAGTGAAGACATTTCCGCCGACGGCACCCGTAAATGGGTGGTCCGCGTTGCCTCCGGCAGCTGCGTCGAAACCGTCTACATCCCTACCGACGACCGCGGCACCCTCTGCGTTTCGTCGCAAGCCGGCTGCGCCCTGGACTGCAGTTTCTGCTCCACCGGCAAGCAAGGCTTCAACAGCAACCTCACCGCCGCCGAAGTGATCGGCCAGGTGTGGCTTGCCAACAAATCCTTCGGGACTGTCCCTGCCAAAGTCGACCGCGCCATCACCAACGTGGTCATGATGGGCATGGGCGAGCCCCTGCTGAACTTCGACAATGTCATCGCCGCCATGAAGATCATGATGGAAGATCTGGGCTATGGCATTTCCAAGCGTCGCGTCACGCTCTCCACCTCCGGTGTGGTGCCGATGATCGACGAGCTGGCCAAGCACATCGACGTGTCGCTTGCGCTTTCGCTGCACGCGCCCAACGACGAGCTGCGCAACAAGCTGGTACCGCTGAACAAGAAGTACCCGCTCAAGGTGCTGCTGGATTCGTGCATGGGCTACATGTCGACCCTGGGCGGCAAGCGTGTGCTGACCATCGAGTACACCCTGCTCAAGGACGTCAACGACCAGCCCGAGCACGCGGCGCAAATGATCGAACTGCTGCGCGACGTGCCGTGCAAGATCAACCTGATCCCGTTCAACCCGTTCCCGCACTCCGGTTACGAGCGCCCGAGCAACAACGCCATCCGCAGGTTCCAGGACCTGCTGCACCACGGTGGTTTCAACGTCACCACCCGCACCACCCGCGGTGATGACATCGACGCCGCCTGCGGCCAGCTGGTCGGCCAGGTCAACGACCGCACCCGCCGCAGCGAGCGCTACATCGCCGTGCGCCAGCTCGCCGCCGACGAGCCGCAAGACAGCGCTGCGCGCCCCTGA
- the ndk gene encoding nucleoside-diphosphate kinase, protein MAVQRTFSIIKPDAVAKNVIGKITTRFEEAGLKIVASKIKQLSKAEAEGFYAEHSARGFFGDLVAFMTSGPVVVQVLEGENAIALNRELMGATNPKEAAAGTIRADFAESIDANAVHGSDSEAAAAREIAYFFAATEVTTR, encoded by the coding sequence ATGGCTGTTCAACGTACTTTCTCGATCATCAAGCCTGACGCCGTCGCCAAAAACGTCATCGGCAAGATCACCACTCGCTTCGAAGAAGCCGGCCTGAAAATCGTCGCTTCGAAAATCAAGCAACTGTCCAAGGCCGAAGCCGAAGGCTTCTACGCCGAGCACAGCGCTCGTGGCTTCTTCGGTGACCTGGTTGCCTTCATGACCTCCGGCCCGGTTGTCGTTCAGGTTCTGGAAGGCGAAAACGCAATCGCTCTGAACCGTGAGCTGATGGGCGCCACCAACCCTAAAGAAGCTGCTGCCGGCACCATCCGTGCTGACTTCGCCGAGTCGATCGACGCCAACGCCGTTCACGGTTCGGACTCCGAAGCTGCCGCTGCTCGCGAAATCGCTTACTTCTTCGCTGCTACCGAGGTAACCACTCGCTAA
- the iscX gene encoding Fe-S cluster assembly protein IscX produces MSLKWIDVLEIAIQLAESKPEVDPKYVNFVDLHRWVLALPEFSDDPSRGGEKVLEAIQAAWIEEAD; encoded by the coding sequence ATGAGCCTGAAATGGATTGATGTACTTGAGATCGCCATCCAGCTTGCCGAAAGCAAGCCGGAAGTCGATCCTAAATATGTGAATTTCGTCGATCTGCACCGTTGGGTGCTGGCACTGCCCGAGTTCAGCGACGATCCGTCGCGCGGCGGCGAGAAAGTGCTCGAGGCCATCCAGGCGGCCTGGATCGAAGAAGCCGACTGA
- the fdx gene encoding ISC system 2Fe-2S type ferredoxin has translation MPLVTFLPHEKFCPEGLTVDVPAGTNILELAHDHHIEMESACGGVKACTTCHCIVRKGFDSLEEADELEEDMLDKAWGLEAQSRLGCQVVVADQDLTIEIPKYSLNHAAEAPH, from the coding sequence ATGCCGCTGGTGACATTCCTGCCGCATGAAAAATTCTGCCCTGAGGGGCTGACCGTGGACGTGCCGGCCGGGACCAACATCCTGGAGCTGGCCCACGACCATCACATCGAGATGGAAAGCGCCTGCGGTGGCGTCAAGGCCTGCACCACCTGCCACTGCATCGTGCGCAAGGGCTTCGACTCGCTTGAAGAAGCCGACGAGCTCGAAGAAGACATGCTGGACAAGGCCTGGGGCCTGGAGGCGCAGTCGCGCCTGGGTTGCCAGGTGGTGGTCGCCGACCAGGACCTGACCATCGAGATCCCCAAGTATTCGCTCAACCACGCCGCCGAAGCGCCGCACTGA